A genomic region of Miscanthus floridulus cultivar M001 chromosome 3, ASM1932011v1, whole genome shotgun sequence contains the following coding sequences:
- the LOC136545320 gene encoding pyruvate kinase isozyme A, chloroplastic-like — MAAAAHSLLHAPAARRAATATRSALSPPAPTPPFLLRLRARRPHHRLRSTSPTAASDLTAFPPPNPNGIFASDPPIDVDAATEAELRENGFRSTRRTKLVCTVGPATSSPDQLEALAVGGMNVARLNMCHGDREWHRAAIRVVRRLNEDKGFAVAVMMDTEGSEIHMGDLGGASSVKAEDGEVWTFSVRSFELPLPERTINVNYDGFAEDVRVGDELLVDGGMARFEVIEKIGPDVKCRCTDPGLLLPRANLTFWRDGSIVRERNAMLPTISSKDWLDIDFGIAEGVDFIAVSFVKSAEVIKHLKSYIAARGRGSDLAVIAKIESIDSLKNLEEIIRASDGAMVARGDMGAQVPLEQVPSIQQKIVQLCRQLNKPVIVASQLLESMIEYPTPTRAEVADVSEAVRQRADALMLSGESAMGRYPDKALSVLRSVSLRIEKWWREEKRHEALELQSVSSSFSDKISEEICNSAAKMANGLGVDAVFVFTKTGHMASLLSRCRPDCPVFAFTTSTSVRRRLNLQWGLIPFRLSFSGDMESNLNRTFSLLKARGMIQSGDLVIALSDMLQSIQVMNVP, encoded by the exons atggccgccgccgcccactCCCTCCTGCACGCACCGGCGGCCCGCAGGGCGGCCACCGCCACCCGCTCGGCCCTCTCCCCTCCGGCGCCCACTCCTCccttcctcctccgcctccgcgcTCGGCGCCCTCATCACCGCCTCCGCTCCACCTCCCCGACCGCCGCCTCCGACCTCACTGCGTTCCCTCCCCCGAACCCGAACGGGATCTTCGCGTCCGACCCGCCCATCGACGTGGACGCCGCCACGGAGGCGGAGCTGCGGGAGAACGGGTTCCGGAGCACGCGCCGCACCAAGCTCGTCTGCACCGTGGGCCCCGCCACCTCGTCGCCGGACCAGCTCGAGGCGCTCGCCGTCGGCGGCATGAACGTGGCCCGCCTCAACATGTGCCACGGGGACCGGGAGTGGCACCGGGCCGCCATCCGCGTCGTCAGGAGGCTCAACGAGGACAAGGGCTTCGCCGTCGCCGTCATGATGGACACCGAGGGCAGCGAGATCCACATGGGCGACCTCGGCGGCGCGTCCTCCGTCAAGGCGGAG GATGGAGAAGTATGGACGTTTAGCGTTAGATCATTTGAATTGCCTCTCCCAGAACGAACTATTAATGTGAACTATGATGGATTTGCTGAAG ATGTGAGAGTTGGTGATGAGCTTCTTGTGGATGGTGGAATGGCTCGGTTTGAGGTGATTGAGAAGATAGGGCCAGATGTTAAGTGCCGTTGCACAGATCCTGGTTTATTGTTGCCACGTGCCAATCTTACATTCTGGCGTGACGGCAGTATCGTCCGTGAGAGGAATGCTATGCTTCCTACAATTTCATCAAAG GATTGGCTTGACATAGACTTTGGAATTGCCGAAGGTGTAGATTTCATCGCTGTTTCATTTGTCAAGTCTGCAGAAGTAATTAAACACTTGAAAAGCTACATAGCTGCAAGGGGCCGTGGCAG TGATTTAGCAGTCATTGCAAAAATTGAGAGCATTGACTCTTTAAAGAACCTGGAGGAGATCATCCGAGCATCAGATGGTGCCATGGTAGCCAGAGGGGATATGGGGGCACAGGTTCCCTTGGAGCAGGTCCCCTCAATACAACAAAAGATAGTTCAACTGTGCAGGCAGCTCAACAAGCCAGTCATTGTTGCTTCTCAGCTTCTCGAATCGATGATAGAGTATCCCACACCCACCAGGGCTGAGGTTGCAGATGTTTCTGAAGCTGTCCGCCAGCGAGCTGATGCTCTAATGCTTTCTGGCGAGTCAGCGATGGGGAGGTATCCGGATAAGGCTCTTAGTGTTCTAAGGAGCGTCAGCCTAAGGATTGAGAAGTGGTGGAGAGAGGAGAAGCGTCATGAGGCCCTGGAACTTCAAAGTGTTTCATCTTCCTTCTCTGACAAGATATCAGAAGAGATCTGCAACTCAGCAGCTAAAATGG CTAATGGCTTGGGAGTAGATGCTGTTTTTGTTTTCACGAAGACTGGCCACATGGCCTCCCTGCTCTCGCGGTGCCGCCCCGACTGCCCAGTTTTCGCCTTCACAACCTCGACGTCTGTCAGGAGACGGCTGAACCTCCAGTGGGGCCTGATCCCCTTCCGCCTCAGCTTCTCCGGCGACATGGAGAGCAATCTGAACCGCACCTTCTCCCTGCTCAAGGCCAGGGGCATGATTCAGTCTGGCGACCTCGTGATCGCCCTCTCAGACATGCTGCAGTCCATCCAGGTGATGAACGTACCCTAA